In one window of Canis lupus baileyi chromosome 12, mCanLup2.hap1, whole genome shotgun sequence DNA:
- the OLFML3 gene encoding olfactomedin-like protein 3, producing MGPYTPLLTMFLLSWWLRPLQGQQHHLVEYMERRLAALEERLAQCQDQSSRHAAELRDFKNKMLPLLEVAEKEREALRTEADTISGRVDRLEREVDYLETQNPALPCVEVDEKVTGGPGIKGKGRRNEKYDMLTDCGYTISQVRSMKILKRFGGPAGLWTKDPMGPTEKIYVLDGTQNDTAFVFPRLRDFTLAMAARKASRVRVPFPWVGTGQLVYGGFLYYARRPPGGPGGGGGLENTLQLIKFHLANRTVVDSSVFPAEGLIPPYGLTADTYIDLAADEEGLWAVYATREDDRHLCLAKLDPQTLDTEQQWDTPCPRENAEAAFVICGTLYVVYNTRPASRARIQCSFDASGTLTPERAALPYFPRRYGAHASLRYNPRERQLYAWDDGYQIVYKLEMRRKEEEV from the exons ATGGGGCCCTACACGCCTCTCCTCACCATGTTCCTTTTGTCATGGTGGCTGCGACCCCTTCAAGGACAGCAGCACCACCTCGTGGAGTACATGGAACGCCGACTAGCTGCCTTAGAG GAACGGCTGGCCCAGTGCCAGGACCAAAGTAGCCGGCACGCTGCCGAGCTGAGGGACTTCAAGAACAAGATGCTGCCGCTGCTGGAGGTGGCCGAGAAGGAGCGCGAGGCCCTCAGGACTGAGGCTGACACTATCTCGGGGAGAGTAGACCGTCTGGAGCGGGAGGTTGACTATCTGGAGACCCAAAACCCAGCTCTACCCTGTGTGGAGGTTGACGAGAAGGTGACCGGAGGCCCCGGGATCAAAGGCAAgggcagaagaaatgagaagTACGATATGCTGACAG ACTGTGGCTACACGATCTCTCAGGTGAGATCGATGAAGATCCTGAAGCGGTTTGGTGGCCCAGCTGGTCTATGGACCAAGGATCCAATGGGGCCAACAGAGAAGATCTACGTATTAGATGGGACACAGAACGACACAGCCTTTGTCTTCCCAAGGTTGCGGGACTTCACCCTGGCCATGGCTGCCCGGAAAGCTTCCCGGGTCCGGGTGCCCTTCCCCTGGGTGGGCACAGGACAGCTGGTGTACGGGGGCTTTCTTTATTATGCCCGGAGGCCTCCCGGAGGacccggagggggaggggggctggagaACACGTTGCAACTCATCAAGTTCCACCTGGCCAACCGAACGGTGGTGGACAGCTCCGTGTTCCCCGCGGAGGGGCTGATCCCCCCATACGGGCTGACGGCCGACACCTACATTGACCTGGCCGCGGACGAGGAGGGCCTGTGGGCCGTCTATGCCACTCGGGAAGACGACAGGCACTTGTGTCTGGCTAAGTTAGACCCCCAGACTCTGGACACGGAGCAGCAGTGGGACACACCGTGTCCCCGAGAGAACGCCGAGGCTGCCTTTGTCATCTGCGGGACCCTGTACGTCGTCTATAACACCCGCCCTGCCAGCCGGGCCCGCATCCAATGCTCCTTTGATGCCAGCGGCACCCTGACCCCAGAGAGGGCAGCGCTCCCCTACTTCCCCCGCCGGTACGGGGCCCATGCCAGCCTCCGCTACAACCCCCGAGAGCGCCAGCTCTACGCCTGGGATGACGGCTACCAGATTGTCTATAAGCTGGAGATgcgaaggaaagaggaagaagtctGA